The following coding sequences are from one Luteimonas sp. S4-F44 window:
- a CDS encoding acyl-CoA dehydrogenase: MSVAIPFLAFLLAGAFAAYHRLRLAYWAAITITLLLACWLLGANATATVIAAVVVALIAVPLLIAPVRKALITAPLLTFFRKVLPPLSKTERIALETGSVGFEGELFTGDPDWNILLNYPKPQLTAEEQAFLDGPVETLCAMVDDWELTHVYADLPPELWTYIKENRFFGMIIPKAYGGLGFSALAHHKVIQKLASVSSVVSSTVGVPNSLGPGELLNHYGTQEQKDYYLPRLAVGQEVPCFGLTGPFAGSDATSIPDYGIVCKGEWNGANVLGVRLTFDKRYITLAPVATLIGLAFRMYDPEGLIGDNQDIGITLALLPRDTPGVEIGRRHFPLNSPFQNGPIRGKDVFIPLSQLIGGAEMAGKGWNMLNECLAVGRSITLPSTASGGAKAGAVITGAYARIRKQFGLSVGRFEGVEEALARIGAKAYAISALSQATAAAVDRGDVPSVPSAIAKYHCTTMSREVISDVMDVIGGKGIILGPRNFAGRNWQAAPIAITVEGANIMTRSLLIFGQGAILCHPWVMKEMKAAQDPDTAAGLEAFDRSLFGHIGFAISNAVRSFWFGLTGARIGAAPGDAYTRRYFRKLDRYSANLALMADVSMLMLGGKLKFKESLSGRLGDVLSHIYMTSAILKRYHDEGAPEADKPLLAWAFHDSVHKIETALSAALRNFPIRPVGWLMWALIFPLGRRAEAPGDRLGHRVAALLMSLNDARERLADGVFLQPTERNPGGRIASYLAKAVAAEPVERKFLKALKSKGIEALDYDAQLDEAVREGHISSEERALLEELRALTLDAITVDDFDPEELRSAGYRDLVARRREDGSREAA; encoded by the coding sequence ATGAGCGTTGCGATCCCCTTCCTCGCCTTCCTCCTTGCCGGCGCGTTCGCCGCCTACCACCGGCTGCGGCTCGCCTACTGGGCCGCGATCACTATTACGTTGTTGCTGGCCTGCTGGCTGCTCGGCGCCAATGCCACCGCGACCGTCATCGCAGCCGTCGTCGTCGCGCTGATCGCGGTGCCGCTGCTGATCGCACCGGTACGCAAGGCGCTGATCACAGCGCCTTTGCTGACGTTCTTCCGCAAGGTGTTGCCGCCGCTGTCGAAGACCGAGCGCATCGCGCTGGAAACCGGTTCGGTCGGTTTCGAGGGCGAACTTTTCACCGGCGATCCGGACTGGAACATCCTGCTGAACTACCCCAAGCCGCAACTGACGGCCGAGGAGCAGGCCTTCCTCGATGGGCCGGTCGAGACGCTGTGTGCGATGGTCGACGACTGGGAGCTGACGCATGTCTATGCCGACCTGCCGCCGGAGTTGTGGACCTACATCAAGGAGAACCGCTTCTTCGGGATGATCATCCCCAAGGCCTACGGCGGCCTGGGCTTTTCGGCGCTCGCGCACCACAAGGTCATCCAAAAGCTGGCGTCGGTCTCGAGCGTGGTCAGCTCCACGGTCGGCGTGCCGAACTCGCTCGGTCCGGGCGAGTTGCTCAACCACTACGGCACCCAGGAGCAGAAGGACTACTACCTGCCGCGCCTGGCGGTCGGCCAGGAAGTGCCCTGCTTCGGCCTGACCGGGCCGTTCGCGGGCTCGGACGCGACCTCAATCCCCGACTACGGCATCGTCTGCAAAGGCGAGTGGAACGGCGCCAACGTGCTTGGTGTGCGGCTAACGTTCGACAAGCGCTACATCACGCTGGCCCCGGTCGCGACACTCATCGGCCTGGCCTTCCGCATGTACGACCCTGAAGGTCTGATCGGCGACAACCAGGACATCGGCATCACGCTGGCGCTGCTGCCGCGCGACACCCCCGGGGTCGAGATCGGCCGCCGCCATTTCCCGCTCAACTCGCCGTTCCAGAACGGCCCGATCCGCGGCAAGGACGTGTTCATTCCGCTGAGCCAGTTGATCGGCGGCGCCGAGATGGCCGGCAAGGGTTGGAACATGCTCAACGAGTGCCTGGCAGTCGGGCGCTCGATCACGCTGCCGTCGACGGCCAGTGGCGGCGCCAAGGCCGGCGCGGTGATCACCGGTGCTTATGCGCGCATCCGCAAGCAGTTCGGGCTGTCGGTCGGGCGCTTCGAGGGGGTCGAGGAAGCACTGGCGCGCATCGGTGCCAAAGCCTATGCGATCAGCGCGTTGTCGCAGGCCACCGCAGCCGCGGTGGACCGTGGCGATGTGCCGTCGGTGCCGTCGGCGATCGCCAAGTACCACTGCACGACGATGAGCCGCGAGGTCATCAGCGACGTCATGGACGTGATCGGCGGCAAGGGCATCATCCTGGGACCGCGCAACTTCGCTGGCCGCAACTGGCAGGCCGCGCCGATCGCGATCACCGTCGAGGGCGCGAACATCATGACGCGCAGCCTGTTGATCTTCGGCCAGGGTGCGATCCTGTGCCATCCGTGGGTCATGAAGGAGATGAAGGCCGCGCAGGACCCCGATACCGCGGCCGGCCTGGAGGCGTTCGACCGCAGTTTGTTCGGCCACATCGGCTTTGCGATCTCCAACGCGGTGCGTTCGTTCTGGTTCGGCCTGACCGGTGCGCGCATCGGTGCGGCCCCCGGTGATGCCTACACCCGACGCTACTTCCGCAAGCTCGACCGTTACTCGGCCAATCTCGCACTGATGGCCGACGTGTCGATGCTGATGCTCGGCGGCAAGTTGAAGTTCAAGGAGTCCCTGTCGGGCCGGCTCGGCGACGTGCTCAGCCACATCTACATGACCAGCGCGATTCTCAAGCGCTATCACGACGAGGGCGCCCCCGAAGCGGACAAGCCGCTGCTGGCGTGGGCGTTCCACGACAGCGTGCACAAGATCGAGACCGCGCTGTCGGCGGCGCTGCGCAACTTCCCGATCCGTCCGGTCGGCTGGCTGATGTGGGCGCTGATCTTCCCGCTCGGCCGCCGTGCCGAGGCACCCGGCGACCGCCTGGGGCACCGTGTGGCGGCATTGCTGATGAGCCTCAACGATGCGCGCGAGCGCCTGGCCGATGGCGTGTTCCTGCAGCCGACCGAGCGCAATCCCGGTGGTCGCATCGCCAGCTACCTCGCCAAGGCGGTCGCGGCCGAGCCGGTGGAGCGCAAGTTCCTCAAGGCGCTCAAGAGCAAGGGCATCGAGGCGCTGGACTACGACGCCCAGTTGGACGAGGCAGTGCGCGAGGGCCACATCAGCAGCGAGGAACGTGCGCTGCTCGAGGAGCTGCGCGCGCTGACGCTCGACGCGATCACCGTCGACGACTTCGACCCCGAGGAGCTGCGCTCGGCCGGCTATCGCGACTTGGTCGCACGACGCCGAGAAGACGGGTCCCGCGAAGCGGCCTGA
- a CDS encoding MFS transporter: MTDVDADAPHGRGQFRRALRESPPLWWALLYFFCLLCGYYVLRPVRDAMGASTDAVAVFPGFMLDWTSARGIALGEFTLQVLFTGTFFVMLVLQPLYGALVSRFPRRIFLPVVYLIFIACLMAFRWAFDSALPGRGALFFIWIAVFNLFAVSVFWSFMADVFDDAHAKRYYGYIGAGGTIGAFIGPLITTLLVGHLGVQALPLISAGFLAVCLLCILKLRAWARRNEAHRAAQDERAIGGSIWAGLKLIIRDPLLRGLALLMFFGVGVGTLLYNEQAAIVRASYATAEAATRYYSTIDWAVNGLTIVVQLLLTRWLLRRYGVAPLLLLPACAILVGFSLLAASPYPLLVAVVQVVTRASEFSLSKPARETLYTRVDRESRYKAKAVIDTAVYRGGDVTFVWVHKALAAFGSKIVFLAGIGIALGMLAGAWRVVRAERRLPDRGREPVV; encoded by the coding sequence ATGACCGACGTTGACGCCGATGCTCCCCACGGGCGCGGCCAGTTCCGGCGTGCGCTGCGCGAGTCGCCGCCGCTGTGGTGGGCGCTGCTGTACTTCTTCTGCCTGCTGTGCGGCTACTACGTGCTGCGCCCGGTGCGCGATGCGATGGGCGCCTCGACCGACGCGGTGGCCGTCTTTCCGGGCTTCATGCTCGACTGGACCTCAGCGCGCGGTATCGCACTGGGCGAGTTCACGCTGCAGGTGCTGTTCACCGGCACGTTCTTCGTGATGCTGGTGCTGCAGCCGCTCTACGGCGCACTGGTCTCGCGCTTTCCCAGGCGGATCTTCCTGCCGGTGGTCTACCTGATCTTCATCGCGTGTCTCATGGCGTTCCGGTGGGCGTTCGACAGCGCCTTGCCCGGGCGTGGCGCGTTGTTCTTCATCTGGATCGCGGTGTTCAACCTGTTCGCGGTCAGCGTGTTCTGGAGCTTCATGGCCGATGTCTTCGATGATGCGCACGCCAAACGCTATTACGGTTACATCGGCGCCGGCGGGACGATCGGCGCATTCATCGGGCCCTTGATCACGACGTTGCTGGTCGGACACCTCGGGGTGCAGGCCCTGCCGCTGATCAGCGCGGGCTTTCTGGCGGTCTGCTTGCTGTGCATCCTTAAGTTGCGGGCCTGGGCGCGCCGCAACGAAGCGCACCGCGCCGCGCAGGACGAGCGCGCGATCGGCGGCTCGATCTGGGCCGGGCTCAAGCTGATCATCCGCGATCCGCTGTTGCGCGGGTTGGCGCTGCTGATGTTCTTCGGAGTCGGCGTCGGCACGCTGCTCTACAACGAACAGGCGGCGATCGTGCGCGCGTCGTATGCGACCGCCGAGGCGGCCACGCGCTATTACTCGACGATCGACTGGGCCGTGAACGGACTGACGATCGTCGTCCAGTTGCTGCTCACGCGCTGGTTGCTGCGTCGTTACGGCGTGGCGCCGCTGCTGCTGCTACCGGCTTGCGCGATCCTGGTCGGCTTCTCGCTGCTCGCGGCCTCGCCGTACCCGCTGCTGGTGGCGGTGGTCCAGGTCGTGACCCGGGCCAGCGAGTTCTCGCTGTCGAAGCCGGCGCGCGAGACGCTCTACACCCGGGTGGACCGGGAATCGCGCTACAAGGCCAAGGCGGTCATCGACACCGCGGTCTATCGCGGCGGCGATGTCACTTTCGTGTGGGTGCACAAGGCGCTGGCGGCGTTCGGGTCGAAGATCGTGTTCCTGGCCGGCATCGGCATTGCGCTGGGCATGCTGGCCGGCGCCTGGCGCGTGGTCCGTGCCGAGCGCCGGCTGCCCGATCGCGGACGCGAACCGGTCGTCTAG
- a CDS encoding TetR/AcrR family transcriptional regulator, whose amino-acid sequence MSRSASSPAAGTARTGTAATERQGRLSADDWAQAALDLIAEAGVQAVAVEPLARRLGVTKGSFYWHFPSRDALLQAALERWENVEQEALFGALESMPDARERLRALFHMVAREYKSHVIYSALLKAQDHATVQPVIERVSKRRLDYLTASFRQAGLGREDAQHRARLTYAAYVGFLQLNLQLHQARMQQEEFDAYVEHLARTLVPR is encoded by the coding sequence ATGAGCAGATCCGCTTCATCGCCCGCCGCGGGCACCGCCCGGACCGGCACCGCCGCGACCGAACGCCAGGGACGCCTGAGCGCCGACGACTGGGCCCAGGCGGCGCTGGACCTGATCGCCGAAGCCGGCGTGCAGGCCGTCGCCGTCGAACCTCTGGCCCGCCGCCTCGGCGTGACCAAGGGCAGCTTCTACTGGCACTTCCCGTCCCGTGACGCCTTGCTGCAGGCCGCCCTCGAGCGCTGGGAGAACGTCGAGCAGGAAGCGCTGTTCGGCGCGCTCGAATCGATGCCCGACGCGCGCGAGCGCCTGCGCGCGCTGTTCCACATGGTCGCGCGCGAGTACAAATCGCACGTCATCTACAGCGCGCTGCTCAAAGCGCAGGACCACGCCACGGTGCAGCCGGTCATCGAGCGCGTGTCCAAGCGTCGCCTCGACTATCTGACCGCGTCCTTCCGCCAGGCCGGACTTGGCCGCGAGGACGCCCAGCACCGCGCGCGCCTCACCTACGCCGCCTATGTCGGCTTTCTGCAGCTAAACCTGCAACTGCACCAGGCCCGCATGCAGCAGGAGGAATTCGACGCCTACGTTGAGCACCTGGCGAGGACGTTGGTGCCGAGGTGA
- a CDS encoding GMC family oxidoreductase N-terminal domain-containing protein, which yields MPPTPPPVYDYIIVGAGSAGCVLAHRLSADPQVRVLLLEAGPNDTHPFLRMPAAAGKLRGRGMTWDDTTAPQPQLAGRTLRWPHGRVLGGSSAIDAMCYTRGAPADYDDWAAHGAEGWAWRDVLPWFRQAEGNVRGHDPLHGGDGPLTVSDLRHVDPRTRRFIEAARQAGLPANADFNGPAQHGVGLYQVTQRDGARCSAATAYLDRATRTRPNLTIVTGARVNRVTFEHGRATGVVYASARGAFHQPATREVLLCGGAVNSPQLLMLSGIGPAMALRRHGLPVVHDAPDVGRHLQDALGIRIALKSKTPPRGGRMREAAMAWDYFVRGRRGAGTSNGLEAGGFFRSPLAGDDRADIQFHFAPAHLDVHDARSLGAGCSLRACILRPRSRGDVRLTGNRISDRPRIDPGYLSDPAGFDLRMLFECARIARTILAQAAFDGIRNAPLPPGEDASDADLAAFVRDQAESVHRAAGTCRMGSDAQAVVDPRLRVRGVDGLRVVDASVMPTLPGGELNAPVIMLAERAAALIQQA from the coding sequence ATGCCTCCAACGCCTCCGCCTGTCTACGACTACATCATCGTCGGCGCCGGCTCCGCCGGCTGCGTGCTCGCGCATCGGCTCAGCGCCGACCCGCAGGTCCGGGTGCTGCTGCTCGAGGCCGGTCCGAACGACACCCACCCGTTCCTGCGCATGCCCGCGGCGGCGGGCAAACTCCGCGGACGTGGCATGACCTGGGACGACACCACCGCGCCGCAGCCACAGCTCGCCGGACGCACCCTACGGTGGCCGCACGGTCGGGTGCTGGGCGGTTCGAGCGCGATCGACGCGATGTGCTACACCCGCGGCGCCCCGGCCGATTATGACGACTGGGCCGCCCACGGCGCCGAGGGCTGGGCCTGGCGCGACGTGCTGCCGTGGTTCCGGCAAGCCGAAGGCAATGTCCGCGGCCACGATCCATTGCACGGCGGCGACGGTCCGCTGACGGTCTCCGACCTGCGCCATGTCGACCCGCGCACGCGGAGGTTCATCGAGGCGGCGCGGCAGGCCGGGCTGCCGGCCAATGCCGATTTCAACGGCCCGGCGCAGCACGGCGTGGGCCTGTACCAGGTGACCCAGCGCGATGGCGCACGCTGCTCGGCGGCGACCGCGTATCTCGACCGTGCGACCAGGACGCGGCCCAACCTCACGATCGTGACCGGGGCGCGGGTCAACCGGGTGACGTTCGAGCACGGCCGCGCGACCGGCGTGGTCTACGCGAGCGCACGCGGTGCGTTCCACCAACCTGCAACGCGCGAGGTGCTGCTGTGCGGCGGCGCGGTCAACTCGCCGCAACTGCTGATGCTCTCTGGCATCGGCCCGGCGATGGCGCTGCGTCGGCATGGGCTGCCGGTGGTGCACGACGCGCCGGACGTCGGGCGCCACCTGCAGGATGCCCTCGGCATCCGCATCGCGCTCAAGAGCAAGACGCCTCCGCGCGGTGGCCGCATGCGCGAGGCGGCGATGGCCTGGGACTACTTCGTGCGCGGCCGGCGTGGCGCGGGGACCAGCAATGGGCTCGAGGCGGGCGGGTTCTTCCGCTCGCCGCTCGCCGGCGACGACCGTGCCGACATCCAGTTCCACTTCGCGCCGGCGCACCTCGATGTGCACGACGCGCGATCGCTCGGTGCGGGCTGCAGCCTGCGCGCCTGCATCCTGCGGCCGCGCAGTCGCGGCGACGTGCGCCTGACCGGCAACCGGATCTCCGACCGGCCGCGGATCGACCCCGGCTACCTCAGCGATCCGGCGGGTTTCGATCTGCGGATGCTGTTCGAATGCGCCCGCATCGCGCGCACGATTCTGGCGCAGGCCGCCTTCGATGGCATCCGCAACGCGCCGCTGCCGCCGGGCGAGGACGCCTCGGATGCCGACCTCGCCGCGTTCGTGCGCGACCAGGCCGAGTCGGTCCATCGCGCGGCCGGCACCTGCCGCATGGGCAGCGACGCGCAGGCCGTCGTCGATCCGCGACTGCGGGTCCGCGGGGTCGACGGCTTGCGTGTTGTCGATGCCTCGGTCATGCCGACGCTGCCCGGCGGCGAGCTCAACGCACCGGTGATCATGCTCGCCGAACGCGCCGCCGCCTTGATCCAGCAGGCCTGA
- a CDS encoding serine hydrolase domain-containing protein, with protein MKRRHPARRPLARLGLIGLLLPAALGSAAQSPPAESEAADDIAEVASVVPLSERPIARSREDAVKPEPLMPVRQPKPLASGFDVALFEAMAQDLVANQRVPGLAMAIVHNGQVLSARGYGITDVKSAEPVDAHTVFRLASLSKSFAGTITGLLVSEGALRWDSHVVDYMPSLRFSDPSAAQQLTVADVLSHRVGLGRNTYDRDIERNADYHDLVQRLSAAPMTCQPGNCYAYQNVAFSLIGDVVFATSGQFYSEAVSRRIFKPLGMNDASYGLEGIQASPRWAKPHVRAGGGWTSLMPKPTYYRLAPAAGVNASIADMAQWMLGQTGHRPDVLPAPLLATLQAPIVGTPPEMRNSSWRRDRLEAAGYGLGWRVFDYSGERVVFHGGAVQGYRGLMAMMPERDLGIVVLWNSESSLPSGLMPTILDRAIGLPPQRWLDVNPNIELLHAQRSHAPTHTPSGGSTTHRAAATPE; from the coding sequence ATGAAACGCCGACATCCAGCTCGTCGCCCCCTGGCCCGGCTCGGCCTGATCGGTCTGTTGCTGCCCGCCGCGCTCGGGTCGGCCGCGCAGAGTCCGCCTGCCGAGAGCGAGGCCGCCGACGACATCGCCGAGGTCGCTTCGGTGGTGCCGCTAAGCGAGCGTCCCATAGCGCGCAGCCGCGAGGACGCGGTCAAGCCCGAGCCGTTGATGCCGGTGCGCCAGCCCAAGCCGCTGGCAAGCGGATTCGATGTCGCGCTGTTCGAGGCGATGGCGCAGGACCTGGTCGCCAACCAGCGCGTGCCCGGCCTGGCGATGGCGATCGTCCACAACGGTCAGGTGCTCAGTGCCCGAGGCTACGGCATCACCGACGTCAAGTCGGCCGAGCCGGTCGATGCGCATACCGTATTCCGGCTCGCCTCGCTGTCGAAATCTTTCGCCGGCACTATCACCGGCCTGCTGGTGTCCGAGGGCGCGCTGCGCTGGGACAGCCATGTGGTCGATTACATGCCGTCGCTGCGCTTCTCCGATCCTTCAGCCGCCCAGCAACTCACCGTCGCCGACGTGCTCAGCCATCGCGTCGGCCTGGGCCGCAACACCTACGACCGCGACATCGAGCGCAACGCCGACTATCACGATCTGGTGCAGCGGCTCTCGGCCGCGCCGATGACCTGCCAGCCCGGCAACTGCTACGCCTACCAGAATGTCGCATTCAGCCTGATCGGCGACGTCGTCTTCGCGACGTCCGGCCAGTTTTACAGCGAGGCAGTATCGCGGCGGATCTTCAAGCCACTGGGCATGAACGACGCCAGCTATGGCTTGGAGGGCATCCAGGCCAGCCCGCGCTGGGCCAAGCCGCATGTGCGAGCCGGCGGCGGCTGGACCTCGTTGATGCCCAAGCCGACCTACTACCGGCTCGCACCGGCGGCCGGCGTCAACGCCAGCATCGCCGACATGGCCCAGTGGATGCTCGGCCAGACCGGGCACCGCCCCGACGTGCTGCCGGCGCCGCTGCTGGCGACGCTACAGGCGCCGATCGTCGGCACCCCACCCGAGATGCGCAATTCGTCCTGGCGCCGCGACCGGCTCGAGGCGGCCGGCTACGGGCTGGGCTGGCGCGTCTTCGACTACTCGGGCGAGCGCGTGGTCTTCCACGGCGGCGCCGTCCAGGGTTACCGCGGTCTGATGGCGATGATGCCCGAGCGCGACCTGGGCATCGTCGTGCTGTGGAACAGCGAGAGCAGCCTGCCGTCCGGGCTGATGCCGACGATTCTCGACCGCGCCATCGGCCTGCCGCCGCAACGCTGGCTCGACGTCAATCCGAACATCGAGCTGCTGCACGCCCAGCGCAGCCACGCGCCGACGCACACGCCGAGCGGTGGCAGCACCACGCACCGCGCCGCCGCCACCCCGGAATGA
- a CDS encoding putative 2OG-Fe(II) oxygenase has protein sequence MSSIITAFAVPIISVHLDDCSELNAALRSFFVGCMSQGDKYANPEPFTHRNSALFESQFTLFEWRNPAVVALRDFCWANLYQAIGKLNDYDLSTLRRLHIAHESWFHVTHKGGYFGVHNHPMHSWSGVYCVCQEGDEDNPDSGRLTFISPYASNTMFVDMTSHKLKPPYQLGGIPIRLQPGQLVLFPSWLLHEVTPFDPVGEGLRITVAFNTRFKLLGVEPPKAPVGL, from the coding sequence ATGTCTTCGATTATCACTGCATTTGCGGTTCCCATCATTTCTGTCCATTTGGATGACTGCAGCGAACTGAACGCAGCATTGCGTAGTTTCTTTGTCGGCTGCATGTCCCAAGGTGACAAATACGCAAATCCGGAGCCGTTCACGCATCGCAATAGCGCCCTGTTTGAAAGCCAGTTCACGCTGTTTGAGTGGCGCAATCCCGCCGTCGTGGCCTTGCGGGACTTCTGTTGGGCCAATCTTTACCAGGCGATCGGAAAACTCAACGACTACGACCTTTCCACGCTTCGTCGACTACACATCGCCCATGAATCCTGGTTCCACGTCACTCACAAAGGCGGATACTTCGGCGTTCACAACCACCCGATGCACTCTTGGTCGGGTGTGTATTGCGTATGCCAAGAAGGGGACGAAGACAATCCGGATAGCGGACGTTTGACGTTCATTAGCCCTTATGCATCGAACACAATGTTCGTAGACATGACTTCGCACAAGCTGAAACCGCCCTATCAGTTGGGTGGCATTCCAATTCGGCTGCAGCCAGGGCAACTCGTTCTATTCCCGTCGTGGCTGCTCCACGAAGTCACGCCATTCGATCCTGTTGGCGAAGGACTGCGGATTACGGTTGCGTTCAACACACGATTCAAGTTGCTAGGTGTCGAGCCTCCCAAAGCACCAGTCGGGTTATAG
- a CDS encoding LemA family protein encodes MLILLVFVGVIVVLVLWGVGIYNGPITARNAYRNACSQIDVQLQRRFDLCPNLVETAKDYLQHERQTLEAVAAARGAAQAALEPAPDRLLGAA; translated from the coding sequence ATGCTGATCCTGCTCGTTTTTGTTGGTGTGATCGTTGTGCTCGTCCTGTGGGGCGTGGGGATCTACAACGGGCCGATCACTGCCCGCAACGCCTATCGCAACGCGTGCTCGCAGATCGATGTGCAACTCCAGCGTCGCTTCGACCTGTGTCCCAACCTTGTGGAGACCGCCAAGGACTATCTGCAGCATGAGCGGCAGACGCTCGAGGCGGTTGCTGCCGCACGCGGGGCCGCGCAGGCCGCGCTCGAGCCGGCGCCCGACCGGCTGCTTGGCGCAGCGTGA